One window of Papaver somniferum cultivar HN1 chromosome 9, ASM357369v1, whole genome shotgun sequence genomic DNA carries:
- the LOC113308828 gene encoding cationic amino acid transporter 2, vacuolar-like, producing MMGFNGDPLSGGAGGNSLSSGIRGLLRRKQVDSNRVTTESGHPKLAKELSILQLMAIGVGSTIGAGVYVLVGTVAREHSGPALTISFLIAGIAAALSAFCYAELASRCPSAGSAYHYSYICVGEGVAWLIGWALILEYTIGGSAVARGISPNLAFLFGGADSLPFFLSRMLIPGTDIVVDPCAAILVLVVTGLLCVGIKESSFVQAIVTTANLFVMVFIIIVGGYLGFKTGWTGYELRSGFLPFGVNGMLAGSATVFFAYIGFDSVASTAEEVKNPQRDLPLGVGASLSICCSLYMLVSVVIVGLVPYYAMDPDTPISSAFASHGMQWAVYIITAGAVTALCSTLMGSILPQPRILMAMSRDGLLPPFFADVNRRTQVPVKSTILTGVCAAMLAFFMDVSQLAGMVSVGTLLAFTIVAISILILRYVPPDTVPLSQSFLGSIGPIPSYSISQENDGGNQINPVATSSAYSNNSLAKEEASVDYPLIVKQLNQEKASEQERRRIAAWSITAVCVGLLSLTSGSSAAYLPIVARYSVCGTGGILLLCGLIALSCIDQDDARHTFGHTGGFICPFVPLLPIACILINVYLMINLGAGTWIRVSMWMVVGVFVYVFYGRKHSLLLDAVYVSTERADEIYQNSVEYVA from the exons atgatgggTTTCAATGGTGATCCACTAAGTGGTGGTGCTGGCGGGAATTCATTATCATCTGGAATTCGAGGTTTGTTAAGGAGAAAACAAGTTGATTCAAATCGTGTAACAACAGAGAGTGGGCATCCCAAATTGGCTAAGGAATTGTCTATTCTTCAGCTCATGGCAATTG GTGTTGGATCGACAATTGGGGCTGGAGTATATGTACTTGTTGGAACAGTTGCTAGAGAACATTCTGGGCCTGCACTTACTATTTCCTTCCTAATAGCTGGTATTGCAGCTGCTCTATCGGCCTTTTGTTATGCGGAACTTGCTAGCCGTTGCCCGTCTGCAGGAAGTGCTTATCATTATTCATATATTTGTGTTGGAGAAGG AGTTGCTTGGCTTATTGGTTGGGCTCTTATACTTGAATATACGATAGGTGGATCTGCGGTTGCTCGAGGCATATCACCAAATCTG GCCTTTCTTTTTGGAGGAGCAGACAGTTTGCCTTTTTTCTTATCCCGCATGCTTATTCCTGGAACTGATATTGTGGTTGACCCATGTGCTGCCATTCTAGTTCTTGTAGTAACTGGGCTTCTATGTGTGGGAATCAAAGAG AGCTCATTTGTTCAAGCTATTGTCACAACAGCAAATTTATTTGTCATGGTTTTTATCATAATTGTTGGTGGTTATTTGGGTTTTAAGACTGGATGGACTGGCTACGAACTCCGTAGTGG GTTTTTACCCTTTGGAGTGAATGGGATGCTTGCTGGTTCTGCAACTGTCTTCTTTGCGTACATCGGATTTGATTCAGTAGCCAGCACAGCTGAGGAG GTGAAGAATCCTCAGCGTGACCTGCCACTGGGTGTAGGGGCGTCGCTGTCAATCTGTTGTTCCCTGTACATGCTGGTGTCAGTTGTCATTGTTGGCCTGGTGCCTTATTATGCAATGGATCCGGATACCCCGATCTCCTCTGCTTTTGCTAGTCATGGAATGCAATGGGCAGT GTATATAATTACAGCTGGAGCAGTTACTGCACTCTGTTCAACTTTGATGGGTTCAATTCTTCCTCAG CCACGAATCCTTATGGCGATGTCAAGAGATGGATTACTGCCACCTTTCTTTGCAGATGTAAATAGACGCACTCAAGTTCCAGTCAAGAGTACAATATTGACAGGGGTCTGTGCTGCAATGTTGGCATTCTTTATGGACGTTTCACAGTTGGCAGGGATG GTTAGTGTGGGTACACTTCTTGCATTCACCATTGTTGCAATTTCAATACTGATTCTCAGATACGTCCCTCCAGATACGGTGCCACTTTCACAATCATTTTTGGGGTCAATAGGTCCAATACCATCATATAGTATCAGTCAGGAGAATGATGGGGGAAACCAGATAAATCCTGTTGCCACGTCCAGTGCTTATAGCAATAACTCACTTGCCAAAGAAGAAGCTTCTGTAGACTATCCTCTCATTGTTAAACAACTAAATCAAG AAAAAGCAAGTGAGCAAGAAAGACGCAGAATCGCAGCTTGGAGCATAACTGCAGTGTGTGTAGGACTGCTTTCTCTTACCTCCGGATCGTCAGCTGCGTACCTGCCTAT TGTTGCTCGTTACTCAGTTTGTGGAACTGGTGGCATACTTCTTTTATGTGGGCTGATTGCACTCTCCtgtattgaccaagatgatgcaAGACACACCTTTGGACACACAGGAG GTTTTATTTGCCCTTTCGTCCCGCTTCTTCCTATTGCCTGCATTCTCATAAATGTCTACCTGATGATTAACCTTGG AGCTGGAACATGGATTCGTGTTTCTATGTGGATGGTAGTTGGGGTATTTGTTTATGTATTCTATGGGCGAAAGCACAGCTTACTGCTTGATGCAGTATACGTATCCACAGAGCGCGCAGATGAGATATACCAGAACTCAGTAGAATATGTAGCTTAG